The Kribbella jejuensis region AGCAGGAAGAGCCTGTCGATCCCGCGCAGGTCAAGCGGGCCGTCGAGGTCGCCGATCAGCTGCTCGGCGGGCAGGTCGTCGCGTGGGGTCCGGACCAGGGCGCGGAACTCGGTGCCGCGGCGGTTGAGCTCGTCGACGAGGGCGCGACCGACGTGTCCGGATGCGCCGGTGACCAGTAGCATGACAAACTCCTTTACCGGTTAACGATTTCGAAGAACGTTAACCGGTAAACGATCGGACGGTCAAGGAGTACGCACGTGCCCGAGTTCCTGGAGCTGCACAGCAAGACGTCCAAGTTGCTGCGGACCGCCGCTGACAACGCCGTACAGCGGCACGGCCTACGGCTCGGTCAGGATCACCTGCTCGCCGCGTTGTGGGCGCAGGACGGCCGTACGCCCGGGGAGATCGCCGCCGCGGTGAACGTGACCACGCCCGCGGTGACCAAGCTCGCGAACCGGATGGCCGAATCGGGCCTGCTCGAACGCCGCCCGGACCCGCACGACAACCGCCTCGTCCGGCTCTGGCTGACCCCGGCCGGCCGCGCCCTGCAGGCCCCGATCGAAGCCGAGCGGCAGCAACTCGAGGACCGCATCACCGCAACCCTCACCAAATCCGAACGCGCCCAGCTGATCAAGGCCCTGACCAAGATCCACCAGGCGCTACTCGACGATGTCTAGACCTCGCGGGCGTCGGAGCAGCTGGGCGACGCCATCCGCTCCTCACACCGGACAACCGAGCCTCGATGGTACGGCTAGGCGCTGGCCGGGCGGATGTTCTGGTTGAGGTGGAACAGGTTCGTCGGGTCGTAGGCGTTCTTGATCGCCACGAGGCGCTCGTAGGTCGCAGGCGGGTACGACGCGCGGACGATGTCCTCGTTCGTCTCGCCGGTGAAGTTGACGTACGACGCCGCGCTCGGCCCGAGCGAACTACCGGCAGCGCGGGCCCACTCGACCGCCGCGCCGTACCCGCTCGCGTCCTCGCTCCGGGCGACCACGTTGAGGATGTACTCGCGGTCGCGGGTGCCGAACGCGGTCGCGTCGGACGGTACCCGGCCCATCGCACCACCGAGATGGTGGACATGCAGCTCGGACAGGCCGTTCGGGACCGCGGAGTGTGCCGAGACGAGCGCGTCCACGGTGGTCGCGTCGAGGTCGCTGAAGAACGCCGAGCGGAAGTAGTTCCGCAGGCCGCGGGGGAACAACGGATCGAGCAACGTCTGCATCGCGTTGTACGGCATCGGCCCGAACAGATCGGCGACCACCGGCGCGAGTTCCCGGAACGGCCGGGTCGCGGTGTCGCCGGCCTCCGGCTGTCCGGACCACATGCCGAGGACCGCGACGATCGGCTTGCCGTGCACCTCGGCCGGCAGGAACGGCAGCGGTGGCGCGGTGGTCAGGTTGATCGCCAACGACAACTCGTCCGGTGCCGCGGCCGCCGCCGTACCGAAGCCGCGCAGTACGTCGGCCGCGCGGTCGCCCGGGTAGAAGACGAGGCCCGCGAACACCGTCGGACCGACCTCGTGCGCCCGGAACTCGAACGAGGTGACGACACCGAAGTTGCCGCCGCCGCCCCGCAACGCCCACAGCAGTTCGGGGTTCTCGGACTCACTGGTGTGCAGGTACCGGCCGTCCGCGGTGACCACATCGGCCCCGACCAGGTTGTCGCAGGCCAGGCCGGCCTTGCGCACGAGCCAGCCGATCCCGCCACCGAGCGTGAAGCCCGCGACACCGGTCGAGGACACCAGCCCACCGGTGACGGCCAGCCCGAACGCCTGCGCCTCGGCGTCGACGTCACCCCAGGTGCACCCACCCTGCGCCACGATCCGGTGACGGTCGGGGTCGATCCGGACCGCCTTCATCGGCGACAGGTCGATCACCAGCCCGCCGTCGGTGGTCGAGAACCCGGGGATGCTGTGACCGCCGCCCCGCACCGCCAACGTCAACCCCTCGCTCCGGGCGAACTCCACTGCCCGGATGACGTCGGCGACTCCCTTGCACCGGACGATCAGCGCCGGCGACTTGTCGTGTGCGGCGTTCCAGATCGACCGCGCATCGTCGTACGACGGATCGGACGGGCGGATCAGCTCACCACGAAGTCCCTCGGCGAGTTCACCGAGTGTGGCCTCCCCGAGCGTGTCCTGCCGCGCTTGCGTCGTTGTCATTTCCACTCCTGATTCGCTCCCGGCCAGGATGTTTCCTGGCCCCGGCAACGACGTTAGGAAGGGCGTCTTCGCAGTGGCTTAGCGTGACTTAGCGGGTCCTGAGCAAGGCAACCCGCGGCAGGCCGATGCGGCAACCGAGGCGGCCGAAGATCTCGGCAGAGATCGGGAGGTGCCTGTCCATCGCCTCGGTGTCACCGTCGTCCGCGGCCAGCTCGGCAGCGAGCAGCCGCGTCCAGGCCTCAAGGCGTAGATAGCCCTGTGGATGAAAGGCCTGGACCGCCTGCTCGACCAGGGTTCTTGCGGTACGACGTTCGCCGGCGAACAACTCGACGACCGCCAGGTTCAGCAACGCACCGCCCGCGGCCGGCGCGTCGTCGACGGCTTCGCCCCGATCGAGGGCGGCCCGGGTGAGCTGCCGTCCGGTCCCGGGGTCGCCGGCCGCCGCGGCGAGCAGACCGAGGTTCGCGAGCGTCAGGCTCTCACCACGGCGATCGCCGAGTTGCCGGCGGATCCGGAGCGCCTCGCGCAGCTCCCGCTCGGCCGGATCGAACAATCCCTGATCGCGTTCGATACAGCCGAGGTGGTTGAGGGCGTGGCCGAGTCCGGACGCGTCCTCGATGCCGGTGAACGTGTCGACGGACCGTCGTACGGCGTCCTGGGCCGCGGGCAGGTCTCGCCGCAACCGGTGCGCGTCGCCGAGACTCGACAACGCGTAGCCGGTGCCCTGGACGGCGCCGACCCGCCGGCCGAGCAGGAAGGTTTCCTCGAAGACGGGGACCCATCGTCCGTCGGCGGGTACGAGCATCAGGCACATGGTGACGGCGGGAAAGAACCGGCCCGTGTTCGGATCGAGCTCCTTCAGCCGGT contains the following coding sequences:
- a CDS encoding FAD-binding oxidoreductase is translated as MTTTQARQDTLGEATLGELAEGLRGELIRPSDPSYDDARSIWNAAHDKSPALIVRCKGVADVIRAVEFARSEGLTLAVRGGGHSIPGFSTTDGGLVIDLSPMKAVRIDPDRHRIVAQGGCTWGDVDAEAQAFGLAVTGGLVSSTGVAGFTLGGGIGWLVRKAGLACDNLVGADVVTADGRYLHTSESENPELLWALRGGGGNFGVVTSFEFRAHEVGPTVFAGLVFYPGDRAADVLRGFGTAAAAAPDELSLAINLTTAPPLPFLPAEVHGKPIVAVLGMWSGQPEAGDTATRPFRELAPVVADLFGPMPYNAMQTLLDPLFPRGLRNYFRSAFFSDLDATTVDALVSAHSAVPNGLSELHVHHLGGAMGRVPSDATAFGTRDREYILNVVARSEDASGYGAAVEWARAAGSSLGPSAASYVNFTGETNEDIVRASYPPATYERLVAIKNAYDPTNLFHLNQNIRPASA
- a CDS encoding MarR family winged helix-turn-helix transcriptional regulator, translating into MPEFLELHSKTSKLLRTAADNAVQRHGLRLGQDHLLAALWAQDGRTPGEIAAAVNVTTPAVTKLANRMAESGLLERRPDPHDNRLVRLWLTPAGRALQAPIEAERQQLEDRITATLTKSERAQLIKALTKIHQALLDDV